catTGCCAACAGAGAGAAGGGACAACGTGAGCAAAGCTACAGGTTGGGTAAAGCACAATgaggatgatggtggtggtggtaatgatGATGAGGATAGCAAATCTTTACTGAGAGTCAACTGTGTACCAAGAcctattttactttttcattaatCCCTGAGGAAGCTATTATTTTCATTCTACgatgggacacagagagaggaataagttgcccaaggtcacatggccCTAAGAAATGAAACTACATGGGACAGAATCTTATTTTCCACAACTCTGTAAAAACATGCCATAGTCCCTGACCCATGGGGcaagaaactctttttttttttttttttttttagatttatttatttatttgaaaggcagggttacagagaagcagaggcagagagagaatatcttccatccgctggttcactggcagaagccaggagcttcttccaggtttcccaaacaggagcaggggaccaagcacttgggccatcttccactgctttcccaggccatagcagagagctggatcagatgtggagcagccaggactcatgaaccggtgcccatatgggatactggtagtgcaggtggcggctttacccactatgccacagcaccagtgctgTGAAATCCATTTTAATTCTTGCTCTTGGATATAGTTACAGAAATAATGCAAGGACTTTTCCtagcttcttttctttgatttaacTTCCTTTTCAAAACACAGTCTGGCATGTTTAAAAATTAGTCTCTTCCTTGCAAACAGAAGTTGTCCTTGAAATTtagttttgtgtgtttgtgtctaaaatgaagtgttttttgtttcctcttcCTGTTTCCTTGACTTGGGCCAAAAAAGAGAGAGCTTACTGAAATGCATGAACTCATTTCCTCCCATACAActtcttttctgtatttctacCTCTCTTTGGAAAATATCCCTTTTTCCCAAACCATCTGGAAAACTCACATAATTACCAGTGAATTAGGAGAAGTTTGCCTTTAGGGATTGTTTTTAGGATTACTCTGAGTACAGAATCCTGTCCTGGTTCAGATCCACATGGCTGAAAGTCTTTGCCCTAGGGCCCTGTCAGGAGCCAAATTGTGTATCCCCTCCCACTTATCTCAAAGATCCATATAACAAAGTTCGAACCCCCAAGACCTctcaatgtgactgtatttggagaggGGGTCTGTACAGAGGTACCTGAGTTAAAATAAGGTCCTTAAGGTCAGCTCTAACCCAATATGACAAGtgttcttaccaaaaaaaaagcggggtggggaggggaggggaaattagaacacagaaacagaGGGGAAAGGACGtaccagaaaacagaaaacacagcGGAGACAACGACCCCCTGGACACCAAGGAGAGAGGTCTCCAAGGAAGCCAACCTCCCTGACACCTCGGAGCTGCAAGGAAACAAAATTCTGTTGTTTAACCCATGCAATCTTCGGCACACCACTATGGCAGCCCCAGGAGATGACCACAGGCCCGTAGTCAAGCCGTTTCTCTCCCTGTGAAAGTCAGCCCCCAACCTATATACCTAACAGCGTACTGGTATCTCCATCTGTATATCCcattgactcattttttttttcttttttaagatttatttatttgaaagagttacagagagaggtagagacagtgaaagaggtcttccatccactggtacactccccagatggccacaatggccggagctgagccgatctgaagctaggagccaggagcttcttctgggtttcccacgcggtacaggggcccaaggacttggaccatcgcctactgctttcccaggacatagcagggagctggaccgtaagtggagcagccaggtctcaaactggcgcccatatgggatgccagcacttcaacccgctgcaccacagtgccgcccccccccccaactttgcCATTGACTCTTAGTAACTCAGGTgtccaaaacagcactctggctacTCTGTGCCTGTTCTTGCTTCATCTCAGCAAAGAGCAAGCCTCGGACAAGCCAGAAATATAGTCGTCTTTCCAGACCCTGCACTCTCCCTCCACTTCTGCATCCTATCAGTACTAACATTCTATCCATCCTACCTCTTAACTCTCTTAACTCTCCTGCACTTTGAAAGGTTTCAGAACAACAAAAATTGGAAGAACAATATAATGAACACCTATACACCCTTCACAAAATTAATAGctcattaatattttttctatttgcttttactttctctctgtatatatgaTTTTCCCCTTGAACCATTTGAAAGTTAACTACAGTGGGagtttggagcagtggttaagacactgcctgcgatgccctcatcctataccagagtgcctgattcaagtcttggctctgtttcctattccagcttcctaataatgcaaaCCTGGGAGGCAACGGTGATAGCTCCAGTAACTGAGTTCCTACCATGCATTTAGGAGTCCTGGATTGGgtgcctggttcccagcttcagcctgacagagtccctggctgttgcaggcatttggagagtaatccagcagattctctctctcatctttctctccttcaaataaaaaagaaaaagaaaaaaagaaaaagaaaataaattttcaaatactcTATCTTACCTAGAAACACTTAAGCATGCATTTCTTAAGGATATTCTGCCACATAGCCTCAATATCATTGCACCCCAAAATAATATGATTTTGATAATCTAATATATACTGCTAATTTAAATTTGATCCATTGTCCATTACTTGTCTTTAATTCCTTCTTCCCCATCCTCAGACTACCCAGCATCTAGTCAAAATCCCTGCATTGCATAAGTGGCTTTAGATTCTTTCAGTGTGGAACAATTGCCCCACCACCCTTTTGTTCTTTTCCTCTTATGCCACTCAAGATTAAGATTCCAAGTAAACCATCTTATAGAAGAGCCCACGGTCTAAACTTGTCTGATGGTTTTCCTCATATTTAGTTTCAGAGTACCTttacctctttgtctttctgacaTAAACCCATTAGTTTTTGAGATATTTCTTTCACATTGACACAATTATTTTAGATTCATGTTGTTCTCTATTTGCTCCAGTTCTTCAATAAAGCAAATTATGTAAAGAATTCTAGTTTCTTTTGAGTAGAGTAGCATATTTGGAAACCAAGATCTAGAGGCCAggtttgtggcttagtggataaagccactgcctgggacgccaacatcccatgtgagtgctggttcttgacccagctgctccacttcctgtccagctccatgctaatgatcctgggaaggcagtggaagatggcccaactgctttggcctatgccactcatgtggaagactggaagaagttcctgactcctggcttcggcctggaccagccccggccattgctgccagtaGGGGAGTGCATgagagtatggaagatctctcgttctctgtttctccttctctctctgtaactctgactttcaaataaataatctttaaaaaaaaaaaaagacaataaacaaAACCAAGATCTGGGTGATAGCTGTGCTCATTGTTATTAGGATGCCACCTCTGTCGAGGCCTATCAAAGAACAAgctaaggggcaggtgtttggcctgacAGTTCTtgcaatgtccacatcccacaccaaAGTGCCTGGATgtgagtcccagccccactcatgattccagcttcctgataatcagcaccctgggaggcagcaggtgatagtacAAGTGGCTGAATGCCTGTTtgccatgtgagagacttgaatggagttcctggctcctggctatgacctggcccagccctgactgttgtatccatttgggcagtgaaccagcagatggaagatctccatctctcctctctctttctctctctcactcaggcttttaagtaaatatataaataaataattattaagtttctcaaaatacatttttctctgattGTATTTCGATTTTACTGCACTTTAGCAGTAAACTGGAAATGAAGGCAGAGTTTGACTTCTACCCAGTCActggatatgagatgcaggcagattaaacactgtgccaaacatTTGCCTACCTTGAATATATGGTGTTAGGCTAATTTGTTTCTGCTTACAAACAATTTTGTGGTTTTCCTTTTTACccttattactttaaaaaaattttattcctttttatttaacttctatttatttatttatttgagagaaacagagacagacagaaagaggtcctatctgctggttcacctcccaaatgtccacaacagccagggctgagccaggctgaaaccgtaagccagaaacttaatctaggtctcctagaagggtggcagggacaaacTACCAGAGAtaccacctgcttccttccagggtgtgccttagcaggaagctggaatcaggaacagatcTGGAACACAAACTTGGGCACTCTTACTTGGGATGTAGGTATCACAACCTGTggcttaaccattaggccaaatgctcactccagGAAAGTCTTGTTTCCAACTGTATACCCTTACCCTATAGACCCTTGGTCCCTAAGGAAAGCAAAGTCAGAGGACCCACATTTCCTGATTTTGAAACATAGctgcatggaggatggcccaggtgcttgggccctgcacaccatgggagaccaggataagcacctggctcctgccggatcagcgcggtgcactggccgcggcggccattggagggtgaaccaacggcaaaaggaagacctttctccctgtctctctctctctctcactgtccactctgcctgtcaaaaaaaaaaaaaaaaaaaaagaaaaaaaagaaaagaaacataactGCAAagtataataataacaacaagtGTGGTATAGCATAGAATAGATATATGTAACAATGAAATAAGATTGAGAGTttagaaataaatccatacataTATGGCAACATTTTCAATAAGAGTGCAAAGAACATTTAATGAgagaaagtctcttcaacaaatgatgccagaacaactggatatccacatgcagcaGAAGGAAGCTAGACTCCCAAAATCATATTATAGAAACAGTCAGCTTAAAATGGATCAATGACCTAAACAAAAGAACTAAAACAGCAACAAAGGGGTAAATCTTTGAGATTAGATTAGAAAATATAGGAATGAATTTTTACAACCTTGGACTGaacaatatattcttttttttctttaaattaatcaTGTTGGTTGTTTTAGTTAAGTACAAAGACTTTTCCAACATGTCACCTAGAGATCATTTCACCCACTGCTCTGCTTGGCAGCcagtctcttgtctctctcttcaGCAATGGTAAGGCGGATCCCCTTTCCTCGAGGAAGAGATATCCATGGTTTGTTGCCTTTGCCGATAACAAAAATGTTGGAGAGCCGTGTGGCAAAGCTGTTGCCATTGGCATCCTTTACATGGACCACATCAAAAGAGCCAGGATGCCTCTCTCTGTTGGTGATCACACCAATTCTTCCCAGGTTTGCACCTCCAGTCACCATGCACAGATTACCAGTGTCAAACTTAATGAAATCGGTAATCTTGCCAGTCTCCAAATCAATCTGAATGGTGTCATTCATCTTGATGAGGGGATCAGGGTAGCGAATGGTACGAGCATCATGGGTCACCAGATGTGGGATTCCTTTTGTGCCCACAAAGATCTTCCTCACTTTGCATAACTTGTACTTGGCCTCCTCAGGTGTAATACGATGAACAGCAAAGCGACCCTTGGTATCATAGATCAGACGGAAATTCTCTCCAGTCTTGTCAATGCTGATGACATCCATAAAACCAGCAGGGTAGGTTATATCAGCTCGGACTTTGCCATCAATTTTAATGAACCGCTGCATACAAATCTTCTTTACTTCATCTCCTGTCAGGGCATACTTAAGCTTGTTCCTTAGGAAAATGATGAGAGGAAGACATTCTCTCAGCTTGTggggaccagtggatggacgagGAGCAAACACACTGGTCAATTTATCCAGCATCCAATGCTTTGGAGCTGCTACTCGCTTCAGATGCTTCTTGGGACCACGAGCCATGGCTGTACTAGGAACAAAAGCGTGGACAATCTATTCTTAAATGATACCACAAGCACAATCATCAACAACTTAAGAAATTATATTTCATCTAAATTAAAAGGTTTTGTAGGGGcaggtgtggtgtagcaggttaagctaccacttgggatgactgcatccaatccagctccttgctaacactcTTGGGAAGCATCAAATGATTGCCCCAGTGCTCGGACATTTgtaacccatgtaggagatcagaatggagttccaagctcctgtcttttttttttttttttttttaagatttatttatttggggccatcAGTGTGGTGTAggggcttaagctgccacctgtggtgctggcatcacatatgggtaccagtttgagtcttggctgctccagttccaacccagctccctgctaatgtgcccgggaaagcagtggaggatggcccaagtgcttgggcccctgcacccacatgggagaccagaaagaagcacctggctcctggctttggatcggcgtagctccagccatggcagccatttgggggtgaaccaatggaaggaagacctttctctctgtctctctttctctcactgtctaattctatctgtcaaataaataaataaataaatagtgtgtAGCcaagggccgatgctgtggcatagtaagctaaacctccacctgcagcaccagcagcccatatgggtgccagtttgtgtcccagctgctccttttccaatccagctctctgctatggcctgagaaagcattagaagatggcccaggtccttgggcccctgcacccatgtgggagacccggaagaagctcctagctcctggctttgggccaacCTAgcatcagccattgtggccattttgaggagtgaaccagaggacagaagctcgctcactctctctctctctctctctgtccctacctttctgcttctttaactttgcctttcaaataaaataaacaaatcttcatttgtatgaaagatagagttagagagggagagacagagagaagtcttccatccactggttcactccccaaatggctccaacagccagggctggttcaggcagaagccaggaaccaggccatcttacactgctttcccaggcacattagctaggagctggattggaagtggagcagccaagacaggaactggcaccatatggaatgccggcatcacaggtggcagcttaccctgatATGCCACAACGCATGACCCAGCCtcaactattgcaggcatttggggaacaacaCATTAGATGGAATTGTgttccctctctcttactctggctttcaaataaataaaataaaaacttctgtGGATCAAAGGATACTATCAAGAAACTAAAAAGATCATttagagaatggaagaaaatttttGGACATTATATACCTAATAATTTAGTATTCTAAATATCTAAAGAATTCTTACTACTCCTTAACAATAGGAcaaacagaggggccagcactatggttcagcaggctaagccacggcctgcagtgccagcatctcatataggtgccagtttgattcctgacggttccactttgatccagctccctcctaatgtgcctgggaaagcagcagaaaatggcccaagtgcttgggcctttgcacctacatgggagacctagaagaggctcctggcttctggcttcggcctgggccagccctagtcattgtggccatttagggagtgaaccagctgattgaggatctctttccctctttgtaactctaactttcaaataaataaatctttaaaaaaaatccaacttaaAAATGAGCAACCTGTATGTGCTATTGGTGGGACTGTAAATTGGTATTACTattatggaaaacatcatgaagtttcctcaaaaaattaaaaatagaactacctggtgatccagcaatcccatttctaGATATACTTgtatattcaaaagaattgaaagaaggGTCATATAGAGATATTTGCACATTCATATTAATACCAtaattatggggctggcactgtgacatagtggttaaagccattgcctgtggtgccagcatcccatgtggacattggttcgagtctcagctgttccactttttaaaaaaattttaattagtttttttaaaaagatttatttatttacttgaaagtcagagagaggagaggcagagagagagagagagagagagagatcgatcttccatctgctggttcactccccagctggttgcaacggccagagctgcgccaatctgacgccaggagcctggaattttttccaggtctcccacgcaagtgtaggggcccaaggacttgggccatcttctactgcttccccaggccatagcagagagctggattggaagtggagcagccaggtctcaaaccagtgcccatatgagatgctggcgcttcaggccagggtattaacccgctgtgccacagcactggtcccaagctgttccacttctgattcagatccctaTCTGAGAAGGCTGCagagcctggggccctgccacccatgtgtgagacccagaggaagctcctggctcctggcttcagatcagcacagctctagctagTGTGGcaacttagggagtgaactggtgctTGGaggatctttatctctctccttctctctgtaactctgcctttcaaataaatgttttaaaaattgctttattaaaaaatatcatgattaTACACAATAACTAAAAGGCAGAAGCGACCCAAATGTCtactgacaaataaataaagaaaatgtggtggggCTGttgctgcagtgtagcaggtaaagcctgtctgcagtactggcatcccatatggcctcaggtttgagtcctggctgctctacttccgatccagctatgctataactttggaaagcagtggaagatggcccaaatccttggtcccctgcatctgcatgggagacccggaagaagctcttggctcctggttcggatcagcttggctccagctgttgtggtgatttggggagtgaaccagcagatggaagactttctctctctctctctgcctctcaaataaataaatctttttaaaaaactttaaaatgtggtatatacatgcAATAGAAATTTAGCTTTAAAGAGAAGGAAACATTGTCATATTATGTAACACAGTTGACCTTGAGGATATTATGATCAAATAAGGCAGTCACAAAAAGATAACTACTATTTGATTCTACTTATAAGAGATATTTGGGCAAAACcatgtagactgaaagtaaaaTGGTTACCAAGggctgtgggagaggggaggtgtgAGAAGTGTCTAATGAGTATGAAGTTTCTCCTTTTACAAGATGAAATAATTCTAGAGATTGTTCAGaaaaatgtgaacacatttaTAACACTGAGATGTACACTTAGAGCTAAGATAGTAATTTTTAagatacttttatttgaaaggcagagagggagaaggtggggaggagagagggatcgtctacctgctgattcacttccaaatggcaacagctaggactgagccatactgaagccagaagcttcttctgagtttcccacatggatgtaaggacccaattacttgagctatcctctgctgctttcccaggtgaattagcagggagctggatcacaagtggaacagctgggacttgaactggtgcctacattggatgctggcactgcaggttggggcttttactcactaagccatagcactgccccctccatacatttttttaaggaaaaaaaaaaaaaaaaaacctgggacaCAATCTTAGACTTTACACTTTGCCTCACATTAATTCACTCCCACTACTTCAATAACTAGAGCCCCAAAATGGGGTGAGGACTAAAAGCTTGAATAGACAATTCTGCAAAGATGATCCACAAATTGGTCAAACACATGAAAAGAGGCtaatatcattagtcattagggatatgcaaatgaaaactacaatgtATTACCATACAACATTCATTAGCatggctagaaaaaaaaaaaaaacaaagaaaaagaacaagtgtGTTGGccaagatgtggagaaattggagccCCCATgggttgttggtgggaatgtaaaatggttatACCCATCGTGAAAGTTTCACGATTTTTCCAGGATTTAAATATAGAATTAGTATATGATGCAGCCATTTCACTCCTAGGTATATACCTACATACACCGAAAACATGAATTCAAACAGCTGCACTATTTGCCAAAGTCAAAAGGTAGAAAAGGCTGAAAGGTCCATCAAATTGTGGTCTAATCATAAATAGTGGAATATTATTGAACCATCAAAAGGAATGTAGTAGTGATACATGCTACAGCATGGATGGACCTCAAAACATTAGAAGACACATACAAAAGGTCACATAATtgtccatttatatgaaatatatagaaTAGATAAAACCATAGGTATAAACACAGATTGGTGCCTGCAAGTAGCTGGTGGAAATAGGGAATGGGGAATAACTGCTTAAGGGGTATGGGGTTTTCTTTCAGGGtaaggaaaatactttggaaCTAGATAACTGCAATGGTGGCTGCATAAAATTGTGAATGTATTAAGTGTCACAGACttgttcactttaaaatgattaattttacaTTGTGTTAATTTTAGAACAAAAATTACATAAAAGGCtttaaaaagtatcattttaGCAAACATTCTATGAATTAATGTAAGTTGATCAAACAGGATTCAGTAGAATCAACTTTGAATGCAAAGCAGGTCTAAATTCAAAACTTTGCAGtagtaaagcagaagatggtatGCAAAAGTCTtggaaaataaacattattttgtttatataatgTAGttacatttttcttgaaaataaaatatggagAAAATACGTAATAGACAATAAATATTGCTTCTTCAGTGTACTTATCAAGACTGTGGGCTTCAGAGTTAGATCTCCTGGGTCCCCAACCTGCTTCTCCCAGAAATGTTCTAGAGGAATAATCAAATGCACCTTCTCTCTCCCACATCTTTCTGTACTACTAAGAGTTGCATCACTGTCATTTCAAGATTTACTATTAAGGGATGAGTGTTGTcttgtgagttaagccaccatttggaacGCCTGCACTCCATCTCAGTGATTAGATCTAGTCCCcatcttcacttctgatctaaattcctgctaatgcaacctggaggcagcagaaaatggctcaaatgcttgggctcctgtcacccacaggtgagaccccagtggagttctggtctggacttcaggctggcccagacttggttattacaggcatttgggaattgaatggAAAACTCTTTTTCTATCactctttcgagtaaataaacattttaaaaaatatttactagtcTTTTCTCACTATGCATCAAGCATCTGGGTATGTCCGGGTATCCCAAAATTATCATCTAGTAGAGGAGGTAGACCATAAATAACCCATTTACTTTTCATGATTAAGTACCACATAGGAGAACAGCACTGTATTAGCCAGTTAGTATGTGTGTTTTGGGTAGTGTGGTTGGGAAAGGTGTCTCTTCCGAGGCTGCATTTAGTATGAAAGACCTCCATGGCTCTAACGACGGTCAAAAGGCCAGTTCGAAACTGTTTAAAGTTTGAGGCCCTGGCAAAGGTTTTGGACAGTATTTCACTGATGTATGATGCATTTCCAGTAGGGCAGTGATACGACTTTGCGTTTTTGAAAGATCGTAGAGACAACAGAGAAAGCAGGGAGACTTCAGAAGACATATGACGGTCCCATGGACTTGGCCTAACCGCGGTTGTGGGCACGGGCGACAGATGACTGAGGTGGTCATTTTGTGATAGTACGGTCCTGTCCTACTCTTGGGTTATCGGATGCAGTGGTCGGGACTCAGCTGGGGCTCGGCCACGGAACAGCTAAAAGGCACAGGACAGCGCAGAAAATACTACTTAGTGGAAAGATTATCTCTTACAACTAAACGTAGGCTCGTCTCACCAAACCTTTGCGACCGCCACAA
This DNA window, taken from Lepus europaeus isolate LE1 chromosome 12, mLepTim1.pri, whole genome shotgun sequence, encodes the following:
- the LOC133771280 gene encoding small ribosomal subunit protein eS4, X isoform-like; the encoded protein is MARGPKKHLKRVAAPKHWMLDKLTSVFAPRPSTGPHKLRECLPLIIFLRNKLKYALTGDEVKKICMQRFIKIDGKVRADITYPAGFMDVISIDKTGENFRLIYDTKGRFAVHRITPEEAKYKLCKVRKIFVGTKGIPHLVTHDARTIRYPDPLIKMNDTIQIDLETGKITDFIKFDTGNLCMVTGGANLGRIGVITNRERHPGSFDVVHVKDANGNSFATRLSNIFVIGKGNKPWISLPRGKGIRLTIAEERDKRLAAKQSSG